The region GGCATGAGGTCAATACTGCCTTCTTTGAGCTTCTTCAGGCAGTCTTCCCATTGGCAGGAGACGTAGCTCAGTTGCCAGTCTTCCTTGTTCGCGACATCTTTCAGGATATCGATCAGGATGCCGGATGCGGCTCCTTTGGTATCGGTGAAAATCTTGGGTTCGTTCTCATAGATGCCGACACGTACTTCCGAAGCACCGGCATTTCCTGTCAGGCAAAGGAAACTCAGGCAGAGAAGCGCACGCAGTGTCGGCATCATGGTCATAAGTTGCTACGGCAACTTGCCCGAGTCCGAGCGCGGCAGATTACGAACCACTATGCAAACGGGCATCGTAAGTTGATTGGCATGCTGCATTGCTTGTTTCCAGTGTCTTTGCGGCTTCGTCCATGACGGCTGGAGGGATGGTGAACAGGCCCGGTTTGCGCTTTACGGGCTTCTGGTTTTTGGTCAGGAAATCTTCTTTGGCTTGTTCGGCAGTTGCTTTGCAAGTCGTGAGGTCGGCCATGATCATTGCTTCGAATTTTGCCCTTGCTTCAGCTGCCGCTTTTGCCCTCGCCAACGCCTGGGCGCGTGCCTGTGCCATTGCTGCCCGCATTTCTTCAGAGGCTTTCAGTTCCTGTTTGTTCAGGTAATCCAGATAACCCCATGTTCCGGCCGCAAGCGCGATAAGCACAACAGCAATGATTTTTTTAAGCATTTACTCCCCCAAGTGATTGATATCAGCAGGCATCATGATAAACCAAATTAGGCCGCTTTTGCCCGGTTGAAGCGCAGTGGAACATGCAATAGATGTTTCCGGCGTGATTTCCGTTTTATTATTGTGAATGGAACGTTCTATTGTGGATGCAACGTTCGGTATTACGGCGCCGGATTGGGGTACAGCCTATGCACTTCTTCTATTTTTTCCAGGATTTCCGCCGTTAGCGTCACTTCTGCACTGGCCAGATTCTCGCTGAGTTGCTGCTGCGTAGTGGCACCGAGAATGACGCTGCCGGTGAACCAGCGCGCTCTGGCAAAAGCGAGCGCCATCGTTGCCGGGGCAATTCCGGCTTCCTGAGCGATGCGTACATATTCCTTTGCGGCTGGGGGCACGTTGGGTTTGTCATAGCGTTGGCCGAAACCGGGAAAAAGCGTGATGCGTCCCTTGGCTTTCGGGTCGGCTAAGTATTTGCCCGTGAGCCAGCCGAAGGCCAGGGGGCTGTAGCCGAGCAGGCTGACGTTGGTATGACGGCATGTTTCGGCGAGACCGCTCTCGAAAGTGCGGTTCAACAGGTGGTAGGCGTTCTGAATGCTGGCGATCTTCGGCAAACCGAGTTGCTCCGCGCAACGCACAAATTCGGAGACTCCCCACGGGGTTTCGTTGGAAAGGCCGATATGGCGGATTTTTCCCGCTTTGACAAATTCCGCGAGTACATGCAATTGCTCGGCGATAGGGGTGCTGTCGCGTTCCTGTGTCACGTCGTAACCGGTTGCGCCAAACATCGGGACATAGCGATCCGGCCAGTGGAGTTGATACAAATCAATGTAGTCGGTCTGCAAGCGGCGCAAGCTGCCGTCGATCGCGGCGGTGAGGTGTTCGCGGTTGATGCGCGGCGTTTCGCGTATCCATTTGAAGCCTCGCGCCGGACCGGCAATCTTGGTGGCGACGATGAGTTTGTCGCGTTGCTGCCGTCTGAGCCAGGTGCCGACATAACTCTCGGTGCGATGCGAGGTCTCGGCACGCGGCGGAACGGGGTACATCTCGGCAGTATCGATAAAGTTGACCCCGTGCGATACGGCGAGATCGAGTTGCGCATGGGCCTCCGCCTCGCTGTTCTGTTCGCCGAAGGTCATCGTGCCGAGAGACAGCGCCGAGACGTTCAAGCCGCTGCTGCCCAATTTTCTGTATTCCATGTTTGCCCCGTAAAGTTTGACGAGATTTTATTTTAATCGCTTCATCATGCTAGCATCCGGTCATCATGATGTCTGTCTTGTATTCCGCGACCATTCGGCTGTTAGGCTGAACCGGGTAAAGAATCGGCGGAGCGTGCCGCAAACATTTATTGGCATGGAGTTAGTAGAGGGGTGATATGAACAAGATAAGCATGATGCATTATCTGCCGGAGTTGGAAGAGGGTGCCATCGAGCGCAAGCTGGCTGAATTGCAGGCCATACACCCCAAACTCGGAGTTTGTGTGTTGCTGCCGGAAGCGGAAATGGACAAAGTTGGAGTAGTGCAGTCGGCTTTTGCCAAGTGCAAGATCCCGCTGATGGGGGCGATCTTCCCGGCGCTGGTCAAGGAAGGCCATTTTGTAACCAGCGGCGCGTGGCTGCTCTGCTTCAAGGAGATGCCGTATTTCGAGTTGATCGGGAACTTGCCTGTGCAAGCGGCGGAAGCGGAACTGCTCATGGAGAAGATCGCCGGCGACATACGGGCGCAAATCGACCACACGCCGGACATAACGCTGTTCATGCTGTTCGATGCCATGGTGCCGAATATCAGCACGTTGCTCGACAATCTGTATCTGCATCTGGCGAACCGCGTTCATTATGCCGGAGCAAATGCAGGCAGCGAAACCTTCCAGCCGTTGCCTTGCCTGTTCGACGGTGAACGCATCGTGCAGAACGGTGTGCTGCTGGTATTGCTGAGCTGGCACAAAGGGGCGATCCTGGAACACGGCTATCAAACCAACCCGCATACCTCTTATGCGACTTCGACCAGCGGCAACTGCATTTCCCAGATCGATTGGCGTCCCGCCTTCGAGGTGTATCGGGAACTGGTGCACGAACATTATGGCGAAGAAGTCACGGCGGAGAATTTCTACCAGTATGGCGTTCATTTTCCGTTCGGCATCGTGCGCGCCAATCATCATGTCCTGGTGCGCATTCCTGTCATGCTGGCCGAGGACGGTTCGCTGTTCTGTGTAGGGGAGGTGCCCGCCAATTCCGTCCTGACCCTGCTCAAGGCCCCGACCGTGCGCACGGTCGAGACACTGCATAATGTGGCAGAAGGTCTGAAAGCCCTGAACGGGGACATCGACGGTGCCGAATTGCTGTTGTTCTATTGCGCGGGGCGGCGCTTGCATCTCGGGATACCGATGGCTACGACCGAACTGGAAGCCTTTGCCGGACTGACGCACGCGTCGCAGGTCGCCGGCGCGCTTTCGCTCGGCGAGATCGGCGGTTCGACGGTGAATGGCTATCCGCTTTTCCACAATGCGACTTTGGTCGCTTCGTGCTGGTAGTATGCAAAACGAAGACATCCTGCCGGTACTGTATGACCTTGTAGTCACCATCGGCAGCGAGATCAGCGTCAAACCCCTGCTCACGCGAACTTTGCAGCGCCTGCTGTATCACACTTCTTTCTCGGCGGGATTCATTTGTCTGGATGTTCCCCCGTGCAAGAAGGAAGAGGGGCTGGTCGAGGTGCATCTTGATGCGGTGGTGGGTGATTTCGACCTGATCGGGGTGATCGGCAAGTCCATTGCTCTGCCGTGTGCGCTCATTTGCGAAGAGGCGGGTCGCAAAACCGAACAGGCGGCGTTATTGTCTGCATTGCGTGCCACGCAGACGCAATACAAATCTTTTCTCAGATTACCCATCGACCATTGCGGTGTGATCGTGCTGCTGGCGGGCGAGATGCCGGAAACAAAACTTCCCCTGACTACGATGTTGCAACCCGTACTGGCGCATCTGGCGAAGGCCATCGTGCTGTGCCGCAACAACGATGCCCATACCAGCGGATTGGTGAACCAGCGCGACTTGCTGGAAAAGGTATTCGAAAGCAGTTATTCCGGAGTGATGATCACCGATGCCGACGGGCACATTATCGAGATCAACCCCGCATTCACCCGCATCACGGGCTACGAATCGCAAGAGGTATATGGCAAGAATCCGCACCTGTTGGCTTCCGGGCGACATGACCACGAGTTTTACCGGGAAATGTGGGCCGACATTGAAAGCAACGGGCATTGGGAAGGTGAGATTTGGAATCGGCGCAAGAACGGCGAGGTTTATCCGGGTTGGCTGAACATCGACTCGGTGCGCGACAAGAACGGCGAACTGCTCTATTACTTCGGCATGTTTACCGACATCAGCACACGCAAGGAAGCCGAAGCGCAGATTCACCAACTGGCTTTCTACGATCCCCTGACCAGGCTGCCAAACCGCCGTCTGCTGATCGAACGCCTGCAGCAGGCTTTTTCCGTCGGGGCGCGCAACGGGCAACACGGTGCGGTATTGTTCATCGACCTGGATAACTTCAAGACGCTCAACGATACCAAGGGGCATGACATCGGCGACCAATTGCTGTCCGAAGTGGCTGAGCGGCTTAATGCTTGCGTGCGCGATGGCGATACGGTGGCAAGGCTGGGCGGCGACGAATTCGTGGTGGTTCTGGAAGCGTTGAATACGGCTCAGGACGAAGCGGCAGCGCAGGCGGATATGGTTGCCGAAAAGATACGCGAAGTCCTGGGCCGACCTTATCAGTTGGGCAGGCACACCCACTACTCTACGCCGAGTATCGGGGTAGTGTTGTTTCTTGGCCATCGGCAAAATCTGGATGATGTAATGAAATTCGCCGATACCGCGATGTACCAGGCCAAGACCGCCGGGCGCAACGCCATTCGTTTTTACGATCCGGTGATGCAGGCGGCTATCGAGGCACGTGCCGAACTCGAAGAAGACTTGAGGCATTCCCTCGAACTTCGGCAGCTGTGTCTCTACTACCAGATACAGATGGATAACCGGAATCGTCCCGTGGGGGCAGAGGCGCTGTTGCGCTGGCAGCACCCCGAACGGGGGCTGATCTCCCCGGCACAATTCATTCCGATGGCTGAAGAGAGCGGGCTCATCATACCGATCGGGCTTTGGGTGTTACAGACTGCGTGCGCGCAACTCAAGGCCTGGCAAGGCGACGCGCGGACACAACGTTTGACAATGGCGGTGAATGTCAGTGCGAAACAGTTCCGCAGCCCGGATTTCGTTGCGCAAGTAGAAAATACGCTGGCGGAAACAAATGCGAAGCCGGCACTGTTGAAGCTCGAGTTGACTGAAAGTATCGTGCTGGAAGACGTGGAAGGGACCATTGCCAAAATGCGCGAGCTGAAGAGGGTGGGTGTGAGCTTCTCGATGGACGATTTCGGCACGGGCTACTCTTCGCTGCAATATCTTAAGCGCCTTCCGTTGGATCAGATCAAGATAGATCAGTCCTTTGTGCGCGATATCGTTACGGATACCAATGATGCAGCCATCGTGCAAACCATCATCGCGATGAGCGAGGTACTGGGCTTGAATGTGATAGCCGAGGGCGTGGAAACGGAAGCGCAACGCGAGTTTCTGGATTTGCGCGGATGCCATGCTTTTCAGGGTTTCCTGTATGGACGGCCGGTACCGCTGCAGGATTTCGAAGCACGGCTGAGAGAAATCAATGTCCACGTATAACGTCAATCTGCACGAGGCCGTCTATTCCTTGTCGGACGCACTTGACCTGGTAGGCGTCACGCATATCCATCACGGCAAACGCGTTGCCTACATGGCGACCGAATGCGGCAAGCAACTGGGCTGGAAGGGGTCTCGCCTGGATGAGCTTTTTCAGGCGGCTATTTTGCACGACAGCGGGGTATCCAGAACGAGGGTGCATGCCAAACTGACTCAGCTGGCATGGGAGGACGAGGCGGACCATTGCAGGCTCGGCGCCGAATTGCTGGCCGGCAGCCCTTTATTGAAATACCTGTCGGATACGGTGTTGCACCACCATACGCATTGGAACGTGCTCAAGGATCTGGAGCTGCCGCTGGACGTCAAGCTCCGTGCAAACTGCATCTATATGGTTGACCGGGTAGATGTGCTTGCGCTGGGCTACCAGATTGACGGGGAAGACATCCTGCTGGGCAAGGATGAGATCAGGCACAAGATTTTCGTGCGTCGTGACGACTGGTTTTGCCCGGAGCTGGTCGATGCTTTTATGGAGATATCGAATTCCGAAGCCTTCTGGTTCACTTTGGAGAGCGACCATGTCAACGGTTATTTGGCAACCTGGTTGTCGCATTTTCCGGAACAGAGCATGGAGTTCCATGAATTACGCGGTTTGGTGCATGTTTTTTCGTGCATCGTCGATGCAAAAAGTCCGTTTACCAAACAACATTCCGATGGTGTCGCCAACCTGGCGCGATACATCGGCGGCCTGTTCCGGTTGCCGGAAGAAACATGCGAAATGCTTGAACTGGTCGGCCTGTTGCACGATATCGGCAAGTTGCGGGTGCCGGATAATCTGCTGGAGAAGCCGGGTAGTCTGAACGAGGCTGAGATCGTCATCATGCGGCGTCACAGTTTTGATACTTACAGCATCCTGAAGAACATCAGGGGATTGGAACGGATCAGTTTATGGGCTTTGCAGCATCATGAACGGATGGACGGCACGGGCTATCCATTTCAGTCGAAAGGCGCCGATCTCTCTTTTGAAGCGCGTATCGTTGCGGTTGCGGACGTCTTCCAGGCGCTTGCGCAGGATCGTCCCTATCGTAGTGCCTTGGCGCAGACGGTCATTCTGGATATCCTCAAGCAACAGGCAGATAGCGGCAAGCTGGACCGCAAGATAGTGGCCGCTGTCGAGGCGAATCTGCACGAGTGCTGGCGTGTCGCGACTCAGGCACATGCATAACTGACTCAGGTTGCGAGGGTATGAAACTAAGCGTTAGATTCTATTTGCTGATGACGGCCATATTCTTGAGTTTCAGTCTGGTTTCATGGCTGGCGTTCAGCGATATGGTTAACGAGATCAACGTCCTGTGGGGGAAGCGATTCGCCGAGCGCCAGGTGTTGTTCGACAAGCATCGGACTCTCTCGCCGCTGATCCGGGAGATCAGGCTGGCACGCCAGATGGCGGCCGAACCGGCGTTGATAGAGATGGCGCTGCACGAAGACGATGCGGCAGTCAGGCGCCGGGCGACCAGGGTGATGGAGCGCTATCGTTTCGATTTTCGGGACCACAGTTATTTCGCTGCTTTTGCCCGCAGCGGCAACTATTACTTCAACGACTCGGCGGGGCAATATTCGGATAGACAGTACCGCTATACGCTTTCCCCTCGCGAAAAGCGTGACTATTGGTTCTATGCCACCATGAAAAATGGAGTCGATTATCAGGTCAATCTTGATCCGGATGTGCATCTGGGCGTGGTGAAAGTCTGGATCAATGTGCTGCTCAAGAACGGCAGCGAAGTATTGGGCGTGATCGGCACCGGCATAGACCTGACCGAGTTCCTGAAAGAGAGTGTGGATATCAATCAGCCTGGGGTGGATACGTTTTTCGTGGACAAGAGTCTGGCCATCCAGCTTTCTGCCGATCCCAGGCTGATCGATTATGCGAGCATTGCCAAAACGGTCGGCGAGCGCATCAAGATAGATGTGTTGTTCAAGAATCCGGCGGATATTGAACGGCTGCGTCAGATGGCGATCGACCTTGAGAAACATCAGGGGGGCGACGTATCCACCTTGTGGGTGGATTACCGCGGGGAGAAGCGCCTGCTCGGCATGGCCTATTTGCCCGAGGTCGGCTGGTATGACCTAACGCTGATGGATGAAAAAAGCCTGCAAGTGTTGCGCGGCTTCATCTGGCTGCCCCTGTTGCTGGGGGCGATATTCCTCATGGCGATGCTGATACTGGGGTTCTTGCTGTATCGCTGGGTATTGAATCCGATCGCGAGGCTGACCAAAGCCACCGAGCATATCCAGCATGGCAACTTTGACATCGAGCCACCGATTGTCGGAAAGGGAGAGATTTCGGTGCTGTCGCGTTCGTTCTGGCAGATGGTGGAATTTGTACGCAATTCCAACGTCGAACTGGAGCGCAAGGTCAATGAGCGCACGCAGGATCTGCTTCGGCTGACGGAGATCGACTACCTGACGGGGTTGCTGAACAGACGCGGCATGACGGACAAGCTGGAGAAGGAAGTTGCGCGGCAGGCCCGTCAAGGCGGGTCAATGGGGCTGCTATTGTTGGATCTGGATCATTTCAAGCTGGTCAACGACAACTACGGCCATGCGGCAGGCGATCTCGCGATATGCGCTACCGCCAACATATTGCGCTCCTTGAAGCGCAGTTATGACTATGCCGGGCGCTGGGGCGGCGAAGAGTTCATTGTATTGTTGCCGGAATGCGATGAGGATGAAATGGTTACCATTGCCGAACGCATTCGCGAGGCAATCCGGAATTTGCATATCGAAACAGGGACCCGGACTTTTACATTCACAGTCAGTATCGGTGCGCATTATCCAAGCAGTCCGCAGACACTGGACGCGATGCTGCAACAGGCAGACAAGGCGTTGTACGCGGCGAAAGAGGCCGGGCGTGACTGTGTGCGTACCTCCAGGCAGAAGTCCTGACTGTTGCGGCAGTGATCTGGCCGCAGTGAGAATAGCTATCCCCGGATGTTCGATTGCGCTTGAAACTGGGTCAGGTCGACCAGTGGTGCCGGCTGCCAGCCGGGCTTGCGATGTTCGGCCACGACATTGGTGAAGATTCCGCCGCGCACATAGAACTTGGCGGTCAGGCGCATGAAGCGGGGCTGGGTGGCGGCGACCAGATCGTCCAGTACGCGGTTGGTCACATCCTCGTGGAAATGCCCTTCGTCGCGGAACGACCAGATATAGAGCTTCAGGCTCTTCAATTCCACGCATTTTTCGTCGGCAATG is a window of Sideroxydans sp. CL21 DNA encoding:
- the queF gene encoding preQ(1) synthase, producing the protein MTTQPTKALETFPNPQPGRDYHIHMEIPEFTCLCPKTGQPDFATLILDYIADEKCVELKSLKLYIWSFRDEGHFHEDVTNRVLDDLVAATQPRFMRLTAKFYVRGGIFTNVVAEHRKPGWQPAPLVDLTQFQAQSNIRG
- a CDS encoding diguanylate cyclase — protein: MKLSVRFYLLMTAIFLSFSLVSWLAFSDMVNEINVLWGKRFAERQVLFDKHRTLSPLIREIRLARQMAAEPALIEMALHEDDAAVRRRATRVMERYRFDFRDHSYFAAFARSGNYYFNDSAGQYSDRQYRYTLSPREKRDYWFYATMKNGVDYQVNLDPDVHLGVVKVWINVLLKNGSEVLGVIGTGIDLTEFLKESVDINQPGVDTFFVDKSLAIQLSADPRLIDYASIAKTVGERIKIDVLFKNPADIERLRQMAIDLEKHQGGDVSTLWVDYRGEKRLLGMAYLPEVGWYDLTLMDEKSLQVLRGFIWLPLLLGAIFLMAMLILGFLLYRWVLNPIARLTKATEHIQHGNFDIEPPIVGKGEISVLSRSFWQMVEFVRNSNVELERKVNERTQDLLRLTEIDYLTGLLNRRGMTDKLEKEVARQARQGGSMGLLLLDLDHFKLVNDNYGHAAGDLAICATANILRSLKRSYDYAGRWGGEEFIVLLPECDEDEMVTIAERIREAIRNLHIETGTRTFTFTVSIGAHYPSSPQTLDAMLQQADKALYAAKEAGRDCVRTSRQKS
- a CDS encoding FIST C-terminal domain-containing protein encodes the protein MNKISMMHYLPELEEGAIERKLAELQAIHPKLGVCVLLPEAEMDKVGVVQSAFAKCKIPLMGAIFPALVKEGHFVTSGAWLLCFKEMPYFELIGNLPVQAAEAELLMEKIAGDIRAQIDHTPDITLFMLFDAMVPNISTLLDNLYLHLANRVHYAGANAGSETFQPLPCLFDGERIVQNGVLLVLLSWHKGAILEHGYQTNPHTSYATSTSGNCISQIDWRPAFEVYRELVHEHYGEEVTAENFYQYGVHFPFGIVRANHHVLVRIPVMLAEDGSLFCVGEVPANSVLTLLKAPTVRTVETLHNVAEGLKALNGDIDGAELLLFYCAGRRLHLGIPMATTELEAFAGLTHASQVAGALSLGEIGGSTVNGYPLFHNATLVASCW
- a CDS encoding aldo/keto reductase translates to MEYRKLGSSGLNVSALSLGTMTFGEQNSEAEAHAQLDLAVSHGVNFIDTAEMYPVPPRAETSHRTESYVGTWLRRQQRDKLIVATKIAGPARGFKWIRETPRINREHLTAAIDGSLRRLQTDYIDLYQLHWPDRYVPMFGATGYDVTQERDSTPIAEQLHVLAEFVKAGKIRHIGLSNETPWGVSEFVRCAEQLGLPKIASIQNAYHLLNRTFESGLAETCRHTNVSLLGYSPLAFGWLTGKYLADPKAKGRITLFPGFGQRYDKPNVPPAAKEYVRIAQEAGIAPATMALAFARARWFTGSVILGATTQQQLSENLASAEVTLTAEILEKIEEVHRLYPNPAP
- a CDS encoding HD domain-containing phosphohydrolase gives rise to the protein MSTYNVNLHEAVYSLSDALDLVGVTHIHHGKRVAYMATECGKQLGWKGSRLDELFQAAILHDSGVSRTRVHAKLTQLAWEDEADHCRLGAELLAGSPLLKYLSDTVLHHHTHWNVLKDLELPLDVKLRANCIYMVDRVDVLALGYQIDGEDILLGKDEIRHKIFVRRDDWFCPELVDAFMEISNSEAFWFTLESDHVNGYLATWLSHFPEQSMEFHELRGLVHVFSCIVDAKSPFTKQHSDGVANLARYIGGLFRLPEETCEMLELVGLLHDIGKLRVPDNLLEKPGSLNEAEIVIMRRHSFDTYSILKNIRGLERISLWALQHHERMDGTGYPFQSKGADLSFEARIVAVADVFQALAQDRPYRSALAQTVILDILKQQADSGKLDRKIVAAVEANLHECWRVATQAHA
- a CDS encoding EAL domain-containing protein translates to MQNEDILPVLYDLVVTIGSEISVKPLLTRTLQRLLYHTSFSAGFICLDVPPCKKEEGLVEVHLDAVVGDFDLIGVIGKSIALPCALICEEAGRKTEQAALLSALRATQTQYKSFLRLPIDHCGVIVLLAGEMPETKLPLTTMLQPVLAHLAKAIVLCRNNDAHTSGLVNQRDLLEKVFESSYSGVMITDADGHIIEINPAFTRITGYESQEVYGKNPHLLASGRHDHEFYREMWADIESNGHWEGEIWNRRKNGEVYPGWLNIDSVRDKNGELLYYFGMFTDISTRKEAEAQIHQLAFYDPLTRLPNRRLLIERLQQAFSVGARNGQHGAVLFIDLDNFKTLNDTKGHDIGDQLLSEVAERLNACVRDGDTVARLGGDEFVVVLEALNTAQDEAAAQADMVAEKIREVLGRPYQLGRHTHYSTPSIGVVLFLGHRQNLDDVMKFADTAMYQAKTAGRNAIRFYDPVMQAAIEARAELEEDLRHSLELRQLCLYYQIQMDNRNRPVGAEALLRWQHPERGLISPAQFIPMAEESGLIIPIGLWVLQTACAQLKAWQGDARTQRLTMAVNVSAKQFRSPDFVAQVENTLAETNAKPALLKLELTESIVLEDVEGTIAKMRELKRVGVSFSMDDFGTGYSSLQYLKRLPLDQIKIDQSFVRDIVTDTNDAAIVQTIIAMSEVLGLNVIAEGVETEAQREFLDLRGCHAFQGFLYGRPVPLQDFEARLREINVHV